The Mus caroli chromosome 9, CAROLI_EIJ_v1.1, whole genome shotgun sequence DNA window GTTTGTCCCTGTTATTTCTGACAGCTGTCCCCTGCTCCAGATTCTAAGCTCCACACTTGGCTTTGCGACAGAGTTTGCGTCAAGAGAGAATCAGCATTCTTGAGAAAATACCTGCTGTGTCCCCTTGTCACAAGAAAGTGTGACAGAGAAGTCATTACCTAGCATTGGGAGGGGTTAGCTTCTGACTCTGGAAGGTCCCTAGCACACAGATCAACACTGTGGATCTACTCATAGGGAATACTTGAGCCAGTGGCCCTTCTACAAGCTAATGCTATACTTCAGTCTCAGGCTTTTGGACGTGATCTAGCAAGTGGGACCCCCTGAATCCCCCCTTCTTTGTTTGTAAATTAAATCATCTAGTCCAACACCTCATTTCTctcagtgggaaagaaaaatcaaagcagtCTTACATGAAGATCAAAAGAATTGTCAAGAGTTACAGAGCAGTGGAAAGGCTTTGGGGATTTAGCTGAGTGGTAAAACATGTGCCCAGCAAGCATAAGACCAGGGTCAGTTCTCaacacaggggtggggggttgggtgtatcagaaagtagaaaaaaacagCTTAGAAGTCAAGGGTCCAAAATTCAAGACTAGCACGTTATGACTGTGGATATGGTTCAGTTGTTAGGGTACTTGGCTAGCAGGCTAGCTCCCTAGCACAGCCTGAGACCAGGGGCGATCGCATATGTGTATAAGTCCAGAACTGGAAGGTGGACGGAAGAAGATGaggtttaaggtcatccttgagTTCCAGGGCCAACCTGGGATTCATGAGAGTCTTtctcaagaaaagagaaggggagaaaagaaaggaagggacacacacacacacacagtgtataagAGAAAAACATTCCAAATGACCAATAAATATTAACAGTTCTCATACCCCTTAGTAGTCAaggaaattaaaatcttaatGAAGGCAAGGCAGCTCTCTCGATGCATCTTGGATTGGTGCTCATGGGACTAGACCAGAATGACACATGGAGAGGAgatttttctagccttttattgaAGGTACCATGATAGGATATGTCGCTTGGCTGTCAGCATTGTCTCTGTCACAAAAGAGATGGCTGCGGACAGAAGAAGCACCGGAGTCCTATAGTAGTGCCCATTCGTAAAGGCAGGAGAAATGAGGCACCGTAGACTGCTGGGTACCAGCTGCCATCCAGACCAGTGGAGATGGAGCCAAGCATGGAGGGGACTCTGGGAGGCATGGGAAATTCAGGCGCCAGCCTGCCCCCAACATGAATAGCCTGAGGATGGAGATGGCCATGGCCCAGAAGGATCAGGAAATGTGGGTTGGAGAGGGAGGCGGGGCTCAGGGATGGAACaacaggcacagagagaaggCTGGGAGGGTGTAAGAGAGCTGTGGGGCTAAGGCAGAGATGGCAAAGTGGAGGGCCACTTCCACGTTGGGGTTGCTTTGGGTGGGCTCAAACCACTTCTGCAGACACCGCCCACTGTTCCTGCGCTCAGGACTGGCCTTGAATGCGTTGTTCCAGATCTTCTCACACAGGTCATCCGGGGTGGGGAAGTGATACAAAAAAGGGAGGCAGGGCGCATGTGCGGGGCAGTGTTTCTTCTCTGTGGGGATTGAAAACGGGCTCCTAACTTCCCACTGTCCCTTCCCTTCTGAGCCCCGTGCAGCCTCACCCAGTCGGAGGGCCACAAGTACGTAGTTAATCCACTCACCCTCACTCCAGTCCCAGCCATGGAGCCAGTTGGATTTACAAGTCGAAGATGTGTGGCAGGCTCTCCACCAGTCCTCACAATCCTCCCGGCACAGCGGCACGCCTGAAACCCACTGCTCTTCCTGCCCGTTTGGGACCACCTGGGTGCAGGAAGAGAGGGgcatattttaattctttacaaTGTCTGTAAgcattatttcttctctctgcGTGCACGTGTTTACATTCTGTAAATGCAGGcgaatgtgtgtgcgtgcacgcatgcTAGTACTCATGCCTCTCTCTGCAGAGTCCAGGGAACAACCTCAAGTATTGGTCTTCAGGCACCATCCACATTGGTTCTGATTTTCTCTTTGGCCTAGACCTGGccaagcaggctaggctggctggcaagcAAGCTCctgggacccacctgtctctgcctctgcagtgctgggattacagcaacATAcctccacatctggctttttttttttttttttaataaggattGAACTAAGGTCCTCATGCATAGTGATAAGCACTTCACTGACTAAGCTATCTCTCAGCCCTAGGCATCATCACCATCAATTATTGGATAAATGAGAACCGTGAGGCAGAGCAGCTCATTGGTCCCGGGCCTTACAGTTAGTAAGTACAGGAGATAGAATTCACACTCAGATTCATCTCATTCCACCCTGCCTTATCCTACAGTGTCTGTCATGCTATCATGCAGGGACAGAGGCATTTTAGCTTCCTTTTCATCCCTGTCTCCAGCAGGGACCTCTGGCTCTGCTCTTATCCCTAGAGGGGCAGCATCTCCTGTTCCTACTTGCCTCCTGTAGATGCCAGCCTAGGATTGAATGGAAGGGTGTTGCATGAGTCTGCCTCCTGTCTCCTATGTCCTCACCGGCTGGATCCAAGGCCCCAGGTTGGGGGAACACTCATGGAAGCAGATGGCCTGGATGAAGTGCTTGCGACAGGCTGGGGTCAGCAGTCCACAGTGCATCATGCTGAAGTTAAAGAGCAAGGGCTCCTCAAGGTGGGCTTCCCAACTTGTGGAACGTGTGCAGCAGGCATTGTCCTCCCAAGGCTTGCACTGAGGTGGGGGCAGAAGGGTATCAGGAGAGGGGATATGAGCGCCTCTCTAGAGGAGGAACTCTAGTATCTGAAGAATGAGGCGCACCTGACCATTgacctccctcccctctgtcttcttGCCACAAAGTAGAGCTTCCAGGTGTCTgctccagggggtgggggtggggcaataAATCCAGGAAAGCAAATAGAAAGAAGATTCAGGAACCCAGTGGTTACCGTGGGTGGGAGGAGCTTCTCGTTGGAATTTTCCTCCTCCCACAGCCTTTAGGAAACTGACAAGGAGACAAATTAAGGCCTGTCTCCCCAGCGCACGTCGGCAGGGAGGCTTGCTCTGACCCACGGTTAGCTAGCATAGCCTCTGGGATCACCACATGACCTGTTTCCCAAGCGGCCAGAGCAGCTTAGTGGCAAAGCCCTAGATGGACCCCAAATTAAGGATCTAAATGATTAGGGGTGATGGGGTACAGAGACCACCTGGTCTGTATTTCTTCTCTAGTAATTCTAAGAAGCTGCCCTAGTCCCTGGGCCAGCTCTGCTCTGTACCTCCTGGTAGAGTTCGTCTTCTGGGCCAGGTTCTTGCTTGTGGCGCTTGGAATTCATGCAGACGTTGATCAGTTTGTCCCCTACCAAGGTGGGTAGGACTGCCCACAACCCCAAGAGGATCTGCCACCACTGAGCCATGACCTGCTGCAGAGAGGAGCCCATGGTAAAGAGAAACTGGTCTTTCAGAAGACCAGGAAGGTAACACCCACCCCACTCCTGCCAACCATCAGGCactgaagagggaggaggggctccAAGGCTCCCTTAGGTTGCTGAAATATTCTGGCTGCTCCTGGAACCTTCTGTGTAGAGCAGCATCACAGAATGTAGAGTAAGACTTGGAACTGACACTCATTACAAACCATTGCAGGAATGTAGAAAGCAAACTGACCAacaggggaaaagagaagaaaaagaaaaacaaacaaacaaacaaacaaacagcaggtCTGAAGAGGAGGGCAGGCAAGGAATGGATCCAAGCTGTTCACTTAGATACAGTTTGCTAGTTTGGTAATCATATGGACTCGAAGTTTagagctttaatcccagcccacGGCCAGCCTCTTGGCCAAGTAACCAATTCCCAGTAAACAGATTCTCCTTATGGCGGGGTGGGATGTCAAAGCCAGCTTTATCCATCACATGCCAACCCTAGTTCTATTCCCTAGGAAGGGTCCACACCAGCTCCTCAGAGTAGCTCATCCCCACCCTGACCCTTCAACCAAAGAGCTTTCCTTAGCTCATTTCAACCAACCCCAGTCTATCTCAGAGACACCCTGTGTGTCAGGCTGTAACAGACAGCCTAAGACCCCTGCTGGCCTCTTGGGGCTAGGGGCTGAGGAATATTCCGCCTTTAAGCCCTCATCCTAGCACAGGAACACGAAGGCTGGCTTGTACCTTGGTGTTTACTGATACAGTTCCAGTTCTCTTCTGGGTTGTACTggcaatgggggaggggatggagaggcTGGACAGAGAGACCACCCCTCTGCTAGAACAAGGGCAAACCCGGCTTCAGGAGGGCTCCAGTCAGTCCTCACTGCCAGGACTTCAAGGGTCTTACGTCACCTAGGCTTGCTGGGAGCCTGCCCTACACATCAGCAGTTTAGCCGGAGTAGTAGTCTACCTCAGGATGTCTGAGATGTGATTGAGAGACCCAGACTCTTCTGCAGGACCCATCCTGAACTCCAAACCcaagactgctcttccacagagccAGCTCCAAGTTTGCACAAAGAACTATTCTGAAAGACCGGGAAGGTAGGATGAAGAGAGGAAAGACACCAGCCCCTCAGCATTGTCTTCAGATGTACCTTCAAGGCAGGGCCCTCCTGTTGCTCCTCCTGATGCCAAAGAGGTGAGTGGGCTGAGGGCGCTCCACCCATTGCCCTTTTATCAGCCTTCAGCTTCTATGAGCTACAGGTGTGGAGAGCAGCCAGTAGCTAGACCTGAGTAGCCTCCATGCctccaaaagagagagagaaacaagaccTTGTGGCACC harbors:
- the Izumo1r gene encoding sperm-egg fusion protein Juno isoform X4, giving the protein MGGAPSAHSPLWHQEEQQEGPALKVMAQWWQILLGLWAVLPTLVGDKLINVCMNSKRHKQEPGPEDELYQECKPWEDNACCTRSTSWEAHLEEPLLFNFSMMHCGLLTPACRKHFIQAICFHECSPNLGPWIQPVVPNGQEEQWVSGVPLCREDCEDWWRACHTSSTCKSNWLHGWDWSEVKGLLSIRLQFIELRLP
- the Izumo1r gene encoding sperm-egg fusion protein Juno isoform X3, which translates into the protein MGGAPSAHSPLWHQEEQQEGPALKVMAQWWQILLGLWAVLPTLVGDKLINVCMNSKRHKQEPGPEDELYQECKPWEDNACCTRSTSWEAHLEEPLLFNFSMMHCGLLTPACRKHFIQAICFHECSPNLGPWIQPVVPNGQEEQWVSGVPLCREDCEDWWRACHTSSTCKSNWLHGWDWSEENGTPSKVLVKTAEEDRR
- the Izumo1r gene encoding sperm-egg fusion protein Juno isoform X1 encodes the protein MAQWWQILLGLWAVLPTLVGDKLINVCMNSKRHKQEPGPEDELYQECKPWEDNACCTRSTSWEAHLEEPLLFNFSMMHCGLLTPACRKHFIQAICFHECSPNLGPWIQPVVPNGQEEQWVSGVPLCREDCEDWWRACHTSSTCKSNWLHGWDWSEGEWINYVLVALRLGEAARGSEGKGQWEVRSPFSIPTEKKHCPAHAPCLPFLYHFPTPDDLCEKIWNNAFKASPERRNSGRCLQKWFEPTQSNPNVEVALHFAISALAPQLSYTLPAFSLCLLFHP
- the Izumo1r gene encoding sperm-egg fusion protein Juno isoform X2, translated to MGGAPSAHSPLWHQEEQQEGPALKVMAQWWQILLGLWAVLPTLVGDKLINVCMNSKRHKQEPGPEDELYQECKPWEDNACCTRSTSWEAHLEEPLLFNFSMMHCGLLTPACRKHFIQAICFHECSPNLGPWIQPVVPNGQEEQWVSGVPLCREDCEDWWRACHTSSTCKSNWLHGWDWSEEKKHCPAHAPCLPFLYHFPTPDDLCEKIWNNAFKASPERRNSGRCLQKWFEPTQSNPNVEVALHFAISALAPQLSYTLPAFSLCLLFHP